The Ursus arctos isolate Adak ecotype North America unplaced genomic scaffold, UrsArc2.0 scaffold_28, whole genome shotgun sequence genome has a window encoding:
- the CA12 gene encoding carbonic anhydrase 12 isoform X1, translating to MPRSLHAAAVLLLLCLKEQPARPAPLNGSKWTYFGPDGEKSWSKKYPSCGGVLQSPIDLHSDILQYDASLVPLGFQGYNVSANEQFILTNDGHSVRLNLIPDMHLQGLRSRYTATQLHLHWGNQNDPHGSEHTVGGKHFAAELHIVHYNSDLYPNASSASNKSEGLAVLAVLIEMGSFNPSYDKIFRHLQDVRYKGQAVLIPGFSIEELLPERPDEYYRYKGSLTTPPCHPTVLWTVFRNPVQISQEQLLALETALYYTYVDDPSPREMVNNFRQVQEFEERQVYISFRQGFLGIKAHLHPCQVTHSTPSITSIQGRSFVRPQSVGIIHFCSHSSSWSDMTGPSGKKASAFTALLSHLLKYRNTGPILNEA from the exons GTCCCGATGGGGAGAAGAGTTGGTCCAAGAAGTACCCGTCATGTGGGGGTGTGCTGCAGTCCCCAATAGACCTGCACAGTGACATCCTCCAGTATGACGCCAGCCTTGTGCCCCTGGGGTTCCAAGGCTACAATGTTTCTGCCAACGAGCAGTTTATCCTGACCAATGATGGCCACTCAG TGAGGCTGAACCTGATCCCGGACATGCACCTCCAGGGCCTCCGGTCCCGCTACACTGCCACACAGCTGCACCTGCACTGGGGGAACCAGAATGACCCGCATGGCTCTGAGCACACTGTCGGTGGGAAGCACTTTGCCGCGGAG TTGCATATCGTCCACTATAATTCGGACCTGTACCCCAATGCCAGCAGCGCCAGTAACAAGTCAGAGGGCCTCGCCGTCCTAGCTGTTCTCATAGAG ATGGGCTCCTTCAATCCATCTTATGACAAGATCTTCAGGCACCTTCAAGATGTAAGATACAAAG GCCAAGCAGTGCTCATTCCGGGTTTCAGCATCGAAGAGCTGCTTCCTGAGAGGCCTGATGAGTACTACCGCTACAAAGGGTCCCTGACCACACCTCCTTGTCACCCCACAGTGCTCTGGACGGTTTTCCGGAACCCTGTGCAAATTTCCCAGGAGCAG ctgctggCTTTGGAGACTGCTCTGTACTACACATACGTGGATGACCCATCCCCCAGAGAAATGGTCAACAACTTCCGGCAGGTCCAGGAGTTTGAGGAGAGGCAGGTGTACATCTCTTTCCGACAAG GCTTTCTTGGCATCAAGGCCCATCTTCATCCTTGCCAGGTGACTCACAGCACCCCCAGCATCACCAGCATCCAGGGAAGGTCCTTTGTAAGGCCTCAGAGCGTGGGCATAATCCACTTTTGTAGCCACAGCAGCTCATGGTCTGATATGACAGGACCATCAGGCAAGAAAGCGTCTGCATTCACTGCCCTTTTATCTCATCTCCTTAAGTACAGGAACACAGGACCTATACTGAATGAAGCTTGA